CGTCGACGTAGGCACACCTCCGAGTCTGCCACCATCGTTCGGCGTCCGCTCCGCTCAACCCAAATTTCCCTGGGAGAACGCTCGTGAGTCGTTCGGCGACCACCACATCTGTACCTGGTGCAACGTACTCCCCCTCAGCGAAACCTTTCAGAAGGGAAGGAAGATGGAGGTGGGACACCGGTTTTTCGACGCAATCGGGTGTTCCCTCCGGTGGATTAATCACCTCGAGAGGTACGTGGAGTAATTCTTCGGACACGCGAGGGACATTATGTCCAAACAGCGGGTCCGAGTCACGCTCAACCAGCATCTCTCCGTGGTCTGCGGTGACAATGAACGTCGTCTCTCTCTCTGTTTGGTTCTGAACGGTGTCGATGAACGCAGCAACCTTTCGATCGAGGTACTCCACAGTCGCCCCGTATAGGCCTCGATAGTTCTCTAACTCGACCTCATATTGCTCAAACCCTCCGTGAACATTCAATTCGTCGTACGGAAGCGTTTGCTGAGAGGACCACGAGTCCGGTGCGTCGTGAAGCTTACCATCGTACACTCGTGAATGTGCCATTGGGGCATGTGCTTCCATTAAGTTGAGGAAACCAACAAATGGACTCTCTTTGTCGACGAATCGATTCTCAGCGGCTTTCAGCACGGCATTCGTCCCATCGTCGAACAGACGAGGTATCGGTGCTTCATGGAGGAGTTTTCTATCCAAGAAAAGGTACGCTCCATTAGCCAGACTGGGTATAGGGTGATCGCTTTTCAGGGCAGTTTTCAAGTAACCAAGATACTGTGACATACCCGACGCTTCCGTCTGATTCATGTACTCTTCAACATCAATTCCTTTTGCGAATCTCCGCTCCGGAGATACATCCACAAAATCGTCAAACAGGGAGTCGAACTTGAACGGGGAACCAGCAAATGTGTTCGAGCTAACGCCAATAGCGCGGTGGTCTCTGAGTATCCCGAGAAATGTATTATTGCGATCTACATCGAACCAAGGATTATGGCTATAGACTCTATGAACCTCGGGAAGTTCACCGGTCATCATACTTGCATGGCTTGGGGCGCTACACGTACTGGCCGCACGTGCGTTCTCAAAACTAGACGAGGCCTTTGACCGTAGTCGATCAGCAAGACTATCAAAGTAATCTTTTCGAACAGAATCGAGACAGATAAGGACGATATTCCTAGTCATATTTTGTACATGATGTCAAATCATTTTCCTGTAAGTTTGAATCTACAGGAATACTCGGAATTTGTCCGCTAGCTCCTCAACGCCTTGGTCGATAGTGTATGCTGTTTCGAACCCCTTGTTCTGGATTTTTTCGTCGCTTACGATGTACGACAACTGGTTCAGTTGCTCTGCTTCTGTGTATCCGATCTCGACTCCTGGGAAGTGACGTTTAATGGCGTCAACGACGTCCTGAAGGCGTCCGTTCTGGCCGACGACATTGTATGGTTCACCATCGCCAAGTTTGTCAGCTGCAAACATCATCGAACGAACTGCGTCTTGGACATGGAGGTACGGCCGTTTCTGATCTTCGGCGCCTTTGTAGACAGTGAGCGGTTGGCCAGTTGCAGCGAGATACGCAAATTTATCGACAACTGTGTCAAAGCGCATGCCAGTCGTCCATCCATAGACAGTACCGAGACGCAGTCCGGTCAGTCCCATCTCTCCATTCCACCGATCGAACATTTCCTGTTCAGCTTCAAGTTTGGCTTCGCCATACGGCGATTCAGGATCACACTCAAATCCCTCTTCAATCTTTTTCTCGGTCGTTCCATAGACGGAACAAGTAACGGCGTTAACGAACTCATTAACGCCGGCATCTCGGGCTATTTCGAAGACGGTTAGTGCGCCATCATAGTTGACCTCCCATGTCTTTTCAGGGATGTCAAATGTCTCGGGTGCGTTGGTGATTGCTGCAAGGTGAAAGACTGTATCTACACCCTCCATCGCTTCACGAACAACTTCTTCATCACGGATATCGCCTTCAACGAAGTCATAGTCGGCGTAGACTGGAAGATCCCATAGTGCGTTGTAACGGGGCTGGCGGAAGTTATCAAGAATACGAATATCTTTGTCTGAGAAGGCTGGATGATCAGGAAGTTCTCGAATAAGCCGAGATCCAAGATAACCAACGCCACCAGTGACGAGTACTGTCATCGTTCTTTCTCTGGAAGTTGCTCCATAGTATACTTTTCGTATCCATCACCATCTGTCATTTTCATTAATAAAATACTAACACTTCACTTATATATTCGATTACCCTATCCAGTATTGTCATTTCAAAAACTATGCTTGGAATGGACCCCCCGAAAACATATATCGGTCAAATAGAATCAATCCGCGTATGCAAGCAGTTGTTTTAGCAGCCGGAAAAGGAACTCGTATCCGGCCGCTCACTGAAGACAAGCCCAAGGTCCTCGTCGAAGTCGACGGTAAGCCGCTGATCGAAAACGTCTTCGACAACCTGATCGACATTGGCGTCTCGGAATTCGTCGTCGTTGTCGGCTATCGAAAGGAGCAAATCATCGAACGTTACGGCGACGAGTACTGTGGCACGCCAATTACCTACGCCCACCAACGTGAACAGCTCGGGCTCGCCCATGCTATCCTCCAGGCTGAACCTCATATCGACAGCGACTTCGTCCTCATGCTCGGCGATAACCTCTTCCGGGCTAACCTCGGAGATGTGATCAACCGTCAGCAGGAAGCGCGAGCCGACGCCGCCTTCCTCGTCGAGGAGGTTCCCTACGAGGAAGCCTCGAGGTACGGCGTCCTCGACACCAACGAATACGGCGAGATCGTCGAGGTCGTGGAGAAACCGGATGATCCGCCGTCGAACCTCGTCATGACCGGATTCTACACGTTCACGCCGGAGATTTTCCATGCGTGCCACCTTGTGCAACCCTCAGATCGAGGCGAGTACGAACTCCCTGACGCGATCGACTTGCTCATCCAGTCCGGGCGGACGATCGACGCGATCCGAATGGACGGTTGGCGTATCGACATCGGCTATCCGAAGGATCGTGACCGTGCTGAGGAACGGCTCTCTGACGAAGAATCAGTGATTGCGGATCAGGAGATGTAGATTGTATTTAATTTCATTGTACTTTTAGGTCTGTATTCCTTTAGCGGCACGACATGGGTGCTCTCCTAAACCATATCTCGCTCCCACTTAGGGACTTCTACAACGGATCATACTCCGGGATTATTTTCTGAATAGCGCTCTTCTGACATTCGACATGATGTCCGCCACTCCTTAGGACTCCACCTAATTTATTGACCCCTCGGCGAGCGGAGTTCACTGCCGGCGCTGTTTTCGATACACCGAGTCTGATAGCCGCTGAGATCCTTCAAGCAGGTGATTGTGCTATGCGACCGCCAAGAGCCCTCTTCTACAGTTACTACCGTTAATCTCATCTAGAGCCTTACTTTTCTGGCGCTATTATCAAAACAGGACCACAAACATAGTACTCGAGTTGCGTCATGCTTGCCATTGAGCGGTTACTCATGATCTGCAGCATTACCTATTTGGTACCGTTGGACGCCACAGTCCCAGTAGACTGAGAATCTGTCCTCTTCCTTGAATCTATCTTGTCATGACTCATCTGATGTTTCTACCCACTTAGCTATCTAAAGTAGTATTTGATATCCAACTATTCGGTCAGTTGGCTTGTCGTGGCTTTGCGAGACAATTCCTGCACATATCCTTTTGTGTATTACCGAAGTCGCATCGTCGTAAACGCTTCCTCAGGTCCTCGGAACTCATAGTCAATCATACCAGAGAGACGCGATGAGTCCAAAGAACTATCTGTCGGCCGAGGCGCTTCCTGCCCTAATTCCTCTGTACTGATCGGCGTTACAAGATTTGTGTTGTATCCAAATGAATCAGCGAGTTCTCGAGTGAAATCATATCGAGAAATGGATTGTGGACCAGTTGCGTGGTAGAGACCAGTGAGGCCGCACTTTGCCACTTCTAGACATGTTTGTGCCAGATCAGGGGCATACGTTGGTGTGGAGATCTGGTCGTCAACAATTGTAATCTCATTCCCATCTTCAAGTTCTTTGAGTGCCCATGTGACGAAGTTACTGGCGGCAAGTCCGTAAATTACACTTGATCGCAGAATCGTCGCCGTATCTGCTATCTTCGCTGCCTGTTCGCCAGCGTATTTCGTCTCGGCGTAGTAATTAAGTGGGCTGACTGGATCTGCTTCACTGTATGGTGTTTCGTCGGGATTACCGGGAAACACGTAATCGGTCGACAGATAGATCAGATGAGCATTAACGGCGTTTGTAGCAACGGCGACATTGTACGTTCCAGCGGCATTAACTGACCACGCCTTATTCCGGTTTGATTCGCAGTCGTCTACTGCGTGGAATGCAGCAGTGTCAATGACGGCATCAGGCTCTATTTCCTTTATTATACTGTTCGTACGTTCTACATTGGTTTTGTCTAACTCTATATCAGTGAGTTCAGTTTCCGAATTATGATGCGTTGAATGAATGTCTACACTTCTCTCAGTCTCATTTTTGACAATGTTTGACCCGACAAGCCCTGTGCCGCCGATGACAAGTATATCCATGTTGTATAATGTGCGTGAGGGTTACTAAACACTATTCCAATTGGTTGCGATCTCGTCAATGAGGTACTCCCCGAACGGCAGGGAAGAGGTGAGACTTGGTGATACCGCATTCAAAATATGTGTCGACTGTGGTCCGTGTTTAATAAGTGGGTTTTTGATGAGTGTCCTATCATCGCGGATAATTTGGGCCTGAATGCCTGCGTAGCTTCTCCAGAAGTCATCTTTTTCAATTTTGCCATAGCGGAACCACATATCCTCTGCTCTTGAGCGTTCTGGTAATAACTGGACCGCAGTCTGAGGCCAAAAGAGGTATGAAGCAAGAACGGGACCCTCAGACCGTAAACATATGATACACGATGTAGCGATCAAAGACCTCCAAATCAACGCTGATGAGCGGGGGTATCTCACAGAGATCTGGCGCTCGGACTGGGAGTTCTATGCGGGCGAGGACAAGCCAGAGATGTCTTACTTCTCAGAAACGTATCCCGGCATCATCCGGGCCTGGCATCGCCACCATCGCGGGCAGATTGATCACTTCGTTGTGCCGCGGGGGAAAGCGAAAGTCGGAATTTACGATGATCGAGAGGATTCACCGACGCAGGGCGAGCTTGACACCTATATTATCGGCGAGGGGAACATGAACGCGATTCGAATTCCAGGCGATTGCTGGCACGGCTTTAAGGCCGTTGGCGATGAGCGTGTCTTACTGCTAAATTTCCCGACGAACCTCTACGACTACGAGGATCCTGACGAGGAGCGTCTGCCCTACAACACGGACAAAATCCCGCTCGATTGGGAGGAGCCGCCGCACGAATAACCCATGAAAGGCGTTATTCTCGCCGGCGGAACTGGATCCCGCCTGCGTCCGATTACCCATACTGGTCCGAAACAGCTTGTGCCGATCGCCAACAAGCCCGTTCTCGAGTACGCCGTGGATGATCTCGTTGAAGCCGGTATCGGCGAAATCGGAATAATCCTCGGCAACAAAGGCCGAGCTGCGATCCAGGAATACTTCGGCGACGGCAGTGACTGGGGCGTCGACATCACGTACATCGTTCAGGGCGAACCGCTTGGTCTTGCCCACGCTGTCGGCTGTGCGAAAGACTTCGTCGGCGATGATTCGTTCGTTGTCTATCTGGGCGACGACCTCATGCGCGAGG
This portion of the Haloterrigena gelatinilytica genome encodes:
- a CDS encoding sulfatase-like hydrolase/transferase, whose protein sequence is MTRNIVLICLDSVRKDYFDSLADRLRSKASSSFENARAASTCSAPSHASMMTGELPEVHRVYSHNPWFDVDRNNTFLGILRDHRAIGVSSNTFAGSPFKFDSLFDDFVDVSPERRFAKGIDVEEYMNQTEASGMSQYLGYLKTALKSDHPIPSLANGAYLFLDRKLLHEAPIPRLFDDGTNAVLKAAENRFVDKESPFVGFLNLMEAHAPMAHSRVYDGKLHDAPDSWSSQQTLPYDELNVHGGFEQYEVELENYRGLYGATVEYLDRKVAAFIDTVQNQTERETTFIVTADHGEMLVERDSDPLFGHNVPRVSEELLHVPLEVINPPEGTPDCVEKPVSHLHLPSLLKGFAEGEYVAPGTDVVVAERLTSVLPGKFGLSGADAERWWQTRRCAYVDGRKITWTSEGDCWESSIDGSSTESLVQELDSPPSEVTVQFENEIETLRSELGIGSGLDTSTVGARVEGRLEDLGYL
- a CDS encoding NAD-dependent epimerase/dehydratase family protein, with product MTVLVTGGVGYLGSRLIRELPDHPAFSDKDIRILDNFRQPRYNALWDLPVYADYDFVEGDIRDEEVVREAMEGVDTVFHLAAITNAPETFDIPEKTWEVNYDGALTVFEIARDAGVNEFVNAVTCSVYGTTEKKIEEGFECDPESPYGEAKLEAEQEMFDRWNGEMGLTGLRLGTVYGWTTGMRFDTVVDKFAYLAATGQPLTVYKGAEDQKRPYLHVQDAVRSMMFAADKLGDGEPYNVVGQNGRLQDVVDAIKRHFPGVEIGYTEAEQLNQLSYIVSDEKIQNKGFETAYTIDQGVEELADKFRVFL
- the aglF gene encoding UTP--glucose-1-phosphate uridylyltransferase AglF produces the protein MQAVVLAAGKGTRIRPLTEDKPKVLVEVDGKPLIENVFDNLIDIGVSEFVVVVGYRKEQIIERYGDEYCGTPITYAHQREQLGLAHAILQAEPHIDSDFVLMLGDNLFRANLGDVINRQQEARADAAFLVEEVPYEEASRYGVLDTNEYGEIVEVVEKPDDPPSNLVMTGFYTFTPEIFHACHLVQPSDRGEYELPDAIDLLIQSGRTIDAIRMDGWRIDIGYPKDRDRAEERLSDEESVIADQEM
- the rfbD gene encoding dTDP-4-dehydrorhamnose reductase; this encodes MDILVIGGTGLVGSNIVKNETERSVDIHSTHHNSETELTDIELDKTNVERTNSIIKEIEPDAVIDTAAFHAVDDCESNRNKAWSVNAAGTYNVAVATNAVNAHLIYLSTDYVFPGNPDETPYSEADPVSPLNYYAETKYAGEQAAKIADTATILRSSVIYGLAASNFVTWALKELEDGNEITIVDDQISTPTYAPDLAQTCLEVAKCGLTGLYHATGPQSISRYDFTRELADSFGYNTNLVTPISTEELGQEAPRPTDSSLDSSRLSGMIDYEFRGPEEAFTTMRLR
- a CDS encoding dTDP-4-dehydrorhamnose 3,5-epimerase family protein, whose protein sequence is MIHDVAIKDLQINADERGYLTEIWRSDWEFYAGEDKPEMSYFSETYPGIIRAWHRHHRGQIDHFVVPRGKAKVGIYDDREDSPTQGELDTYIIGEGNMNAIRIPGDCWHGFKAVGDERVLLLNFPTNLYDYEDPDEERLPYNTDKIPLDWEEPPHE